The following are from one region of the Silene latifolia isolate original U9 population chromosome 9, ASM4854445v1, whole genome shotgun sequence genome:
- the LOC141601549 gene encoding uncharacterized protein LOC141601549 — MEKGRVPFKYLGVSVSPKRLSVLDCDCLVAKVTDRIRAMGSRHLSYAGRAVSIKSIFSTLHNHWARISILPKTVLRKIGAICREFLWHGKESRDNTSLVAWEKECRPKKQRDLGFKNLILWNVATLTKYVWWIENKEDHLWVKWVHAVYIKDQQSHTSQNVKYTVRLGYSWLLPDVDTVTCHKCCELVSELCRFRIPLQHCVNWWIDKRFRSLCQKKILGVILAALIYHIWMGRNRSRVELFLCRPERVLQLIQKDVILRL, encoded by the exons ATGGAGAAGGGGCGGGTTCCTTTCAAATACTTAGGAGTGAGTGTCTCTCCTAAGAGACTTTCAGTTttagattgtgattgtttggTGGCTAAGGTGACTGATAGGATTAGAGCTATGGGTTCAAGGCACCTTTCCTATGCAGGCAGGGCAGTTTCGATTAAGTCCATTTTTAGTACTCTTCACAATCATTGGGCTAGAATTTCTATACTACCCAAAACTGTTTTAAGGAAGATTGGGGCTATTTGCAGAGAGTTTCTGTGGCATGGTAAAGAATCCAGGGACAATACTTCCTTGGTGGCTTGGGAGAAAGAATGCAGACCTAAGAAGCAACGTGATTTAGGTTTCAAAAATTTAATTCTCTGGAATGTGGCTACTTTAACAAAGTATGTTTGGTGGATTGAAAATAAAGAAGACCACTTATGGGTAAAGTGGGTACATGCTGTGTATATCAAAGACCAGC AATCACATACTAGTCAGAATGTCAAGTACACAGTTAGGTTGGGATATTCTTGGCTTCTCCCTGATGTTGATACAGTGACATG TCATAAATGCTGTGAATTAGTGTCTGAGTTGTGCAGATTCCGTATTCCTCTTCAGCACTGTGTGAATTGGTGGATTGATAAGAGATTTAGATCCCTTTGTCAGAAGAAAATTCTTGGTGTTATATTGGCAGCTTTGATTTATCATATCTGGATGGGTAGGAATCGTAGTAGAGTGGAGTTATTCCTGTGTCGACCTGAAAGGGTTCTCCAACTTATTCAAAAAGATGTCATCCTGAGATTATAG